In a single window of the Vitis vinifera cultivar Pinot Noir 40024 chromosome 6, ASM3070453v1 genome:
- the LOC132252654 gene encoding tropinone reductase homolog At2g29260, chloroplastic-like, whose translation MPTCASPSEDLRSRKYCAHVFCFRCSITQVSVCLWSNQRALNQLAKNLACEWAQDNIRTNSVAPWYIKTSLVEP comes from the exons ATGCCAACTTGCGCATCCCCTTCTGAAGACCTCAGGAGCAGGAAGTATTGTGCTCATGTCTTCTGTTTCAGGTGTAGTATCACTCAAGTATCTGTCTGCCTATGGAGCAACCAAAG gGCACTGAATCAGCTTGCAAAGAACTTGGCATGCGAGTGGGCGCAAGACAACATCAGGACTAATTCTGTTGCCCCTTGGTACATCAAAACTTCTCTGGTAGAACCT TGA